The following are from one region of the Nicotiana tabacum cultivar K326 chromosome 3, ASM71507v2, whole genome shotgun sequence genome:
- the LOC107803573 gene encoding E3 ubiquitin-protein ligase APD1 encodes MSSNLVVPRPIQFNYSQYDILVSLNQGDQDQRQAAFEYILNVIVYSSVILVLLMVAALLIKLLGVCEGEMARNDAVRRETDRLISKTSASLSYGTCDEDDLESGNCSRCSSSEDLYDENICIVCFDEKRNCFFIPCGHCATCHACAKRITEEENKNCPICRRVIRRVRRVLIA; translated from the exons ATGTCTTCAAATCTAGTAGTACCTCGTCCAATTCAATTCAATTACAGTCAATACGACATCCTCGTCTCCCTAAATCAA GGAGATCAAGATCAACGACAGGCTGCATTTGAGTACATTCTCAACGTGATCGTTTACTCATCAGTTATCC TGGTGCTGCTGATGGTTGCTGCGTTGCTAATCAAATTACTTGGAGTTTGTGAGGGTGAAATGGCAAGAAATGATGCAGTAAGAAGAGAGACAGACAGATTAATTTCGAAAACAAGCGCTTCTTTATCCTATGGAACATGTGACGAAGATGATTTAGAGTCTGGAAATTGCAGTCGTTGTAGTTCATCGGAGGATTTGTATGATGAAAACATATGCATAGTTTGCTTTGACGAGAAACGAAATTGTTTCTTTATTCCATGCGGCCATTGCGCTACTTGCCACGCATGTGCCAAGAG GATTACTGAGGAAGAAAACAAGAATTGCCCAATTTGTCGGAGAGTAATCCGCAGAGTAAGAAGAGTGCTTATTGCATAA